From the genome of Oryza glaberrima chromosome 1, OglaRS2, whole genome shotgun sequence:
ACTTTGATTATGCAGCGCTGACCAATACGGAAGCCGTTTCATACAGCAAAAACTTGAAACCGCAACAGTTGAGGAAAAAGACATGGTTTTTAAGGAGATCATGCCTCAGGCTCTCTCGTTGATGACCGATGTATTTGGGAACTACGTGGTgcagaaggtttttttttttttctgaaacttaGTGGTGCTTCTCATTAGGGAGCTGGGccgaccattttttttctcatagtACTTTGTCTTTTAAGGTTTGTTTAGCAGCGTCATGACTTAACCTGTGTTTTCTACATAGTTCTTTGAGCACGGGAGTGCAGCACAGCGTAGGGAGCTGGCTGATCAACTATTTGGACATGTGTTAGCTCTCAGCCTTCAGATGTATGGATGCCGAGTTATCCAAAAGGTACTGCATGGCTTGgctctgtttcttttttgtgaaaaaaaatattcttatctTTCAATGATATTTATATTCACATTACTGAAGGCAATAGAAGTGGTTGACCTGGACCAGAAGACAAAAATGGTTACTGAGCTTGATGGCCATATCATGAGATGCGTGCGTGATCAAAATGGAAACCATGTTATCCAAAAATGTATTGAATGTGTACCGGAAGATTCGATTCAGTTTATCATCTCAACATTCTATGGTCAAGTTGTTCCATTATCCACTCATCCCTATGGCTGCAGAGTCATACAGGTTCACCATTGAGTTCTTACATTTATATGCGGTTCTTCTGTCTCTAATATTATCTTGTGTAAACTCACAATTTCTTTTGTATTCAGAGAGTACTGGAGCATTGCACTGATCCAAAAACACAGGAAATAGTCATGGATGAAATATTGCAATCTGTGTGCATGTTGGCACAAGATCAATATGGAAATTATGTTGTTCAGGTTTGTATCCTCTGGAACTATTTTAGTCCATACTACTTTTTGGCTTTGATGTAGCATTCTAGTGTTCTTTTCTACTCTGCAAGACTTAATGGTCACGGACTTGACATTTTTTGCTTTAGTGGCTTGTATGAAAAACGGACATCGATCGTTTCAGATGTATTTAATATTTATGACTTTGTTTTGCTTCTACAGTGAGGTCTTATTTTTCTTCAAGGAATAGAAACATGACTTAAGAGCTGGGTTTGCAACACCAGTTTTGAACTTCTGGAATGTATGAGTTATGCAATTATTCCTCTGTGCTTGTCTAAAATGATTTCACAATCAGTTATAATAGATTTATGCTATCCACACTGAACAGGACAAGGATTCTGAACTTTATACATTCAAATAGGTTGCCTGTGCTGATCATTTTCATTGGATACTGAGTTGCATGGTGTAGGGTCTAACATGTACTGCAACGATTATGCCTAATCACATTTCTGCATTTCATGTCACTTTATTTACATGAGTTAGAATTAGGGATGAAAAATGTGATGGAAATTTCTAACCGAGTACCGTTTCTGTAAAAGTGGTACCTTTTCCAATTCTagccatatataaaattttattttattttctagtttctGTCAAAGTCATATTGATTTCGCTACTAAAATagttaaattgataaatatagaaaattccTGATCAACTGAGAATTGTTTCTGTAGAGATGATATTGTTTATGACCGTTTTTCATCCCTAATTAGAATCAATTGGTCATCCATATTACTCTAATACCTTCTTTGAAGTGATCATATGTATTGATGACATCCCATTTACAATTGCGCAGCATGTTTTGGAGCACGGGAAGCCTCACGAGCGATCTATCATTATTGAAAAACTAGCTGGGCAGATCATTCAGATGAGCCAACAGAAATTTGCCTCAAATGTTGTTGAGAAGTGTTTAACATTTGGTGGACCTGCAGAGCGGGAAGTTCTTATAAATGAAATGCTCGGAACTACTGACGAGAATGAGCCTCTTCAGGTTTTCATTATGATATTTGTGTTTTATTGGTGTCCAATTATCTCATGGATTAGAGCTTCATATTTTTCTGGGGGCAGTAGGGCAATTCAATGCGCcttgaaataattttttttaatttaacatGGTTTTTTAGGCAATTATTTATGAGATACCATGTTAGGCTCGGTACTGCATTGTGAAATTGTGATTACCATATCTTCTCGCACTTGGACTCGCATGGCAAAACTTTTATTCACCGTAGCACTTTGTCAAGATTTCCAAAAAAGATATCAAGCTTTTCTAGAAAGCTATGTTAAACTCATTTTGTCAAAAACATGGCGTGCTGGATTGATCTTGAACGTGCAAAGCTTATTGAAGTATTAAGCTGAATTGCTGAAGAACTGTGTTGGTGTAACTGACCTCATATAAGATGTGAATTACTTTCTGTGTGGTGTTATTTTTCCGATGGTTCAGCGTTTTGCAGATTTTAGTCAGATTTCATATTTACTAAATCATAGACTTTCCTTTGCTGAGCTTTTCTTTTCCCCCCGGAAAAGTTGCATTCAACATTCTgatctctctgtttttttgtttttgtttttgttttttttttgtgtgttttttttttttgaaaaataacacTTGCAGGCCATGATGAAGGATCAGTTTGGTAACTATGTTGTACAGAAAGTACTGGAGACTTGTGATGATCAGCAGCGTGAGTTGATCCTGTCACGAGTAAAGGTCCATTTAAGTGCACTGAAGAAATATACATATGGGAAGCACATAGTTGCCCGGGTAGAAAAACTTGTTGCTGCCGGTGGTAAGCTTTTGTGGACATCTTCACTGAAAAATTATTGAAATAATTTTGTCTTGAAACCTTGGTATTTTTAGCCTCCCTGTGTTGTCTGGTTATATTTATCCTTTTTAACacagttttcttttttcaaaatttaaatgcaGAGAGGAGGATTGGGCTTCAGGCACAATATCCTTCATAATGGCATGAAAATGACAATGTACAGCTAACCATGGCTAGCCAGATCTACCCTGTGTCTCCTGCTTTGGGCTGCTACAAgccaactttaaaaataaacgTGTTGTACTAAGAAGATTGTACATTTTGTAGTTTTTGCTTATAGTCATGTCAGGGGTGAGGCTCAGAGTTTATTTACCTGATGACGCTGCAGAGAAGATAGGCGTTTTGTATAAGTCGGTTAGGTgtaaaaagaggaagaaagtCTATATTTTGCGACGAGACTGTACAAATCTGCGATCCTGAGAGAGCTACCAGCTGTTCCTGTTTAGGATAAGATTTTAATGATCTCCCATGTTTATCACTGATGAATGTACTCAATACTAATGTAATTGTTCCAGCTTCTGAAGGCATGTGCCTTTTACAACCTTGAATCCTTAATTACTGGTtgtgctgtgtgtttgtgtttcGACTGGTTAGACCAGCATGTTCATGATGAGCCGTGGACTGCCATTCTCCGGTGAAGCAATGGCTTCTTTCTGGTGAAGACAATTCAAAACTGGATCGATCGGTTTCATGTGCCGATGTCATTTGAGAGCTACCGTGTCTTACAATTGCAACAACTGAGCCGTCTAAATATAAGTGACTAGGCATTGGACAGCCCCGTCGTTGACATGCCCAAGCGATCTCAACTTACGGTTGTTTAACTACTGAGGAGAGTACGACTACAACTACTTCTCCGCGTAGCATCGCTGTTGAATCGTTATCCTTTCTACCGACGAAGTGACGTGAGTCTATCAAACCTTGGGGAACCCCAATATTCTCTCCGAAATACTACTCCACTCTTCAGATTTTAGGCGTCGCTCTGCCACTACCCAACGCCTACGGCGGTGAGACCTGAAACCGGATGAGAGGGGCGGCCTCACGACTTCACTGGCTCACCGCCTCTCGTATATATGCGGATATGCCCGCAATTGCAGCGCACCGCACGGGAGTTGTTCTCCTTGACCTGCCCATGGCGTATTGGATGGCCGCCTCGCGTTTTGTGTCGTTCCGAGGCAACGTCGACGGTCGCCACGCCCAGCGAAAACCCGTACCCGTCTCGTCTTATTTTAAAGACGCGTCCGCCTGCGCGCGCGCGACCGCTCCGACGGACTCGCTCCACCGCCAACCCACTCCCCTCGCGCGCCCACTGCCTCGGTTCGCCAGCAGCATCCACCCGGCTGTCGTCAGAGGCGCGAATCTGCTGGGCCCCGCCACGGCGGCAGAGCAGAGGGAGAGGCCACCGGGACCCACCCGGACATAGGTTATGTTATCcgctcgcggcggccggcccCACGACGCCGACGCGCCATTGCcctcgtcctcttcctcttcctcttcctcgtcgtcgtcgtcgccgagccgtCGCATGGTGGACGCCGCTGCGGCCTCCGGGGACGCGTGCGGCCGCGTGACGGAGTGGGAGACCGGCCTGCCGGCTCCAGGCGAGATGACGCCGGTCTCGCACCAGCTCGTCCcgccggcgctcgccgccgccttcgggaTCGACCTCGCGGCCGTGGGCgtgctcctcccctctccctccgtcGACTCCCCTGTCTCCCACCTCTTCTTCCccgtcgacgaggacgacgacgaggatgaggagggggagggcgaGGGGGGTAACGAtgacgcccccgccgccgccgccgcgggcggcggcggcgggaggtgcgGGAAGAAGGCGAGGATGGTGTGGACGCCCGAGCTGCACCACCGGTTCGTCGAGGCGGTGGCGCACCTCGGCGAGAAGGGCGCCGTGCCCAAGGCCATCGTGCGCCTTATGAACGTCGACGGCCTCACCCGCGAGAACGTCGCCAGCCACCTCCAGAAGTACCGCCTCTACCTCAAGCGCACGCGcgtcgccgccacgccgcctccttctccaccaccacctcctcctcctcctccgcccctgcCGCCGGCGATGTACGTCCCCTGCTTCGCCGCGAAACCACCTCTCGACGCAGCTAACCGCAGCGATTCCCCTCCTTCCAGAACCTCGGACGCAACGACTAAGCAGTAAGCTttatattttgcaaatttttttccccaaaagatAGCCAAAATCAGATAGtacgttttttttcctttttttttctcatattttcgAGGATCCAAGTAGATATATTGAGTATTTAATTTCGTCAGGAATCAAGTGAAACCAATCAAAGAGGTACAATATATTGAACTCCTGTCGTCTGCAAAATCGAAATTTGGCTTACCGTCCGATGGCAAGTTGAGGGATAGTACATTTCAAGTACAGTTATGCACATATCGGGAACAAGATATAGACCACACTAAAATGCCGCTCCTTGCAAAAATTTATCAAACCATTGCATATATTAGTTTTCTCTTGGTGATAGAGTTCATTCTTTTCGGTACCAGTGTTGTCCTCCTGGCGAAAATGTTTTTAGCCACAGACATCCTTGGGCCGTTTAGCTAGaattactctcttttttttttctctgcgcTTGATCCGTATAGAATGTTTGTTGTTTATACttttgtaaatataatacttactactagttacgagttctatattatattaaaaaaaacttaacgtTTACATgtcttccttctttcttctgTAACTTAAAAGCCAACTTTTATGTTTGGCATACATATCCATTGTTGTCGCAACCAAAATTCATTAGTTAGATAGCAAAATATAGTAGTTTCTGTTTTCAGTAACGCGATGATAGACTATTGAAAGCAACTTTATGCTCACACCACCTTCCCTTTAAGAGCAATTTAGGTATTTAAGTTCATTGAAGGAACTGCTGTAATGATACCCAGTTGATGATTGAATGGTGGTGGGGTTATCTGTAATGTGCTTCCTTGAATCAGAAGACTTGGGTATATGGTTAGGAGTACTTCCCTCCCTTGCCACCACCTTGATGTTGAAATGGACTGCCCATTTCAATGATTATTTGATGCTTTCTGGGGCAATCAATCATTGTTAGAGGAATTATTTGTTCCTAGCATGATTTATACtttaatataattaatattagTAAAGGTCAGCACTATGTTAATTCCATGGTTTGGGGGTTCTGGCTTCTAGCAGTATTCCCCACATTCATGGAGCTAGCAAAGGCATATGTCTAACCTTTTACTATGTGTGTTCACTCTTAATAGTTGATACAGTTTCTGAATTGTTTCCTCGTTTTATTCTAACTGGTTAGCTAGCTCAAGGCTAGAGAAGGAAATGCACCAAGAGTGAATTATATTCAGAAGTTGTGTCTCTTAAGAATTAGGGGACAGAACATACAATATTTTTGGATCATTTCAAGTGCATGCTTTCCATGCATGCTCCCATCAAAAGGGATAACGAGACTTGTCCACGAGGCTACGACGCAAA
Proteins encoded in this window:
- the LOC127764555 gene encoding uncharacterized protein LOC127764555 isoform X1, giving the protein MLSARGGRPHDADAPLPSSSSSSSSSSSSSPSRRMVDAAAASGDACGRVTEWETGLPAPGEMTPVSHQLVPPALAAAFGIDLAAVGVLLPSPSVDSPVSHLFFPVDEDDDEDEEGEGEGGNDDAPAAAAAGGGGGRCGKKARMVWTPELHHRFVEAVAHLGEKGAVPKAIVRLMNVDGLTRENVASHLQKYRLYLKRTRVAATPPPSPPPPPPPPPPLPPAMYVPCFAAKPPLDAANRSDSPPSRTSDATTKQNQVKPIKEVQYIELLSSAKSKFGLPSDGKLRDSTFQVQLCTYREQDIDHTKMPLLAKIYQTIAYISFLLVIEFILFGTSVVLLAKMFLATDILGPFS
- the LOC127764555 gene encoding transcription factor PCL1-like isoform X2, producing the protein MLSARGGRPHDADAPLPSSSSSSSSSSSSSPSRRMVDAAAASGDACGRVTEWETGLPAPGEMTPVSHQLVPPALAAAFGIDLAAVGVLLPSPSVDSPVSHLFFPVDEDDDEDEEGEGEGGNDDAPAAAAAGGGGGRCGKKARMVWTPELHHRFVEAVAHLGEKGAVPKAIVRLMNVDGLTRENVASHLQKYRLYLKRTRVAATPPPSPPPPPPPPPPLPPAMYVPCFAAKPPLDAANRSDSPPSRTSDATTKH
- the LOC127764555 gene encoding transcription factor PCL1-like isoform X3, which codes for MLSARGGRPHDADAPLPSSSSSSSSSSSSSPSRRMVDAAAASGDACGRVTEWETGLPAPGEMTPVSHQLVPPALAAAFGIDLAAVGVLLPSPSVDSPVSHLFFPVDEDDDEDEEGEGEGGNDDAPAAAAAGGGGGRCGKKARMVWTPELHHRFVEAVAHLGEKGAVPKAIVRLMNVDGLTRENVASHLQKYRLYLKRTRVAATPPPSPPPPPPPPPPLPPAMYVPCFAAKPPLDAANRSDSPPSRTSDATTKQ